The genomic window TTCCCGCATTTGATGCTGCGTGCCAAGGCGGTGCATTTTCAGCAGACAGGGGCGTCCTGGCGGGATCTGACACTGACCAGTACCGACCGTGTCGGGGCGCTGGCGTCGATTCCGCTGATCGATGTGACCGTGAATGCCATGAACGCCAACGCGGGCTTTCGCAATGTGTTGGAAAAATCCCTCGGCGTACACCACGAAGCGCCCTTGCCCAAATATCACAGCAAGACCCTGCGCAAGCGTGTCGCGCCACTGCGGCAGTCGCTGAGTCCGCTGCAAATCAATGGGACAACCGGCAAGGTGGCGCTCTTTGCGACTTGCTATGGCAATTACAACAGCCCGGAGCTGGGGGAGGATCTGTTCCGGGTATATCAGCACAACGATATCCATATCGAGATGGTGCCGCGGGAGAAGTGCTGCGGCATGCCGAAGATGGAACTGGGCGATCTTGAGTCGGTTGCCCGGGCGCGGGACTTTAATATTCCACTGCTGGCCCGGTTGGTGGATGAGGGCTTTGATCTGATCGCGCCCATTCCCTCCTGCGTACTGATGTTCAAGCAGGAGCTGCCGCTGCTGTTTCCCGATGATGCCGATGTCGCCAAGGTGCGGGCCGCTTTCTTTGATCCGTTTGAGTATCTGTGGCTACGACACCGGGAGGGCGGGCTTAAGCTGGACTTTACCCAGGGGCTGGGAGACATCAGCTATCAGGTGGCCTGTCATCTGCGGGTGCAGAATATCGGCCTTAAAACCCGTGATGTGCTGAGTCTGGTGCCGGGCACCCAGGTGCATGCGATTGAGCGCTGCTCCGGCCATGACGGCACCTATGCGGTGCGCACCGAGACCCGCGACAAGTCGGTAAAAATTGCCCGCCCGGTGGTGCGCAAGGTGGAGCAGCAGCAGGCGGATCACTTTGCCAGCGACTGCCCCATGGCTGCGACCCATATTGCCCATCTGAGCGCCGGGGTCGATCATGCCGAGCACCCCATCAGCCTGTTGCGCAAGGCCTACGGCATTTGATGCGACTCTTTCATTCCCCTGTACAGACTGGAGCCCTACCATGGACAAACTGACCCCGCAGGATCTCTGGCCATTGGAAACCTATGCCCGCATGCGCGGTGATTTTCGCGCCCGGGTGATGGCCCACAAGCGTGATCGTCAGCTGCTGCTCGGTGAACATCTGCGCCTGCTGTTCGAGGATCGCACCACGGTGCAATACCAGGTTCAGGAAATGCTGCGCATCGAAAAACTGTTTGAGGAGGCCGAGATTCGGGATGAACTTGATGCCTACAATCCGCTGATTCCGGATGGCTCGAACTGGAAGGCGACGCTGATGATCGAAATTGCCGATGTACCGGAGCGGCGTCGGCGTCTACAGGCGATGGTCGGTGTCGAACACAGAGTCTGGATACAGGTGGGCACGCTGGAGCCGGTATTTGCCATTGCCGATGAGGATATGGAGCGCAGCAACGAAGAGAAGACCTCCAGCGTGCACTTTCTGCGTTTCGAACTTACGCCTGCCATGCTGAGCGCCGCCGCGCGGGGGCGGGCGCTGCATGCCGGTGTCGATCATCCGGCCTGCAGCATTGCCGGACAGTTGCTTGAGCAC from Marinobacterium aestuarii includes these protein-coding regions:
- a CDS encoding heterodisulfide reductase-related iron-sulfur binding cluster, whose product is MSQSKISREGSLEAPTRHPIDWQSPAFYDSAALNQELERVFDICHGCRRCVSLCDAFPTLFDLVDESDTMEVDGVDKADYMKVADQCYLCDLCYMTKCPYVPPHEWNVDFPHLMLRAKAVHFQQTGASWRDLTLTSTDRVGALASIPLIDVTVNAMNANAGFRNVLEKSLGVHHEAPLPKYHSKTLRKRVAPLRQSLSPLQINGTTGKVALFATCYGNYNSPELGEDLFRVYQHNDIHIEMVPREKCCGMPKMELGDLESVARARDFNIPLLARLVDEGFDLIAPIPSCVLMFKQELPLLFPDDADVAKVRAAFFDPFEYLWLRHREGGLKLDFTQGLGDISYQVACHLRVQNIGLKTRDVLSLVPGTQVHAIERCSGHDGTYAVRTETRDKSVKIARPVVRKVEQQQADHFASDCPMAATHIAHLSAGVDHAEHPISLLRKAYGI
- a CDS encoding DUF3501 family protein, yielding MDKLTPQDLWPLETYARMRGDFRARVMAHKRDRQLLLGEHLRLLFEDRTTVQYQVQEMLRIEKLFEEAEIRDELDAYNPLIPDGSNWKATLMIEIADVPERRRRLQAMVGVEHRVWIQVGTLEPVFAIADEDMERSNEEKTSSVHFLRFELTPAMLSAAARGRALHAGVDHPACSIAGQLLEHGLQAALQGDLVPRH